The DNA region TAACACGTGATGTACCAAACCCCTTCTAGAGGGTGAGATCTCTCAGAAGAGCCAATCAGATGGCCTGTACGTAGAATGTAGAATGAGACCTTCTCTTACCCCCCGGCTGTTACATGTGTTGTTGGCATCACAGTGGAGGTCAACAGGCAGTAGAGCTGAGGCATTCACACACTGGAAGTCAAGGCAGGCCTGTAATAAAAAGAGAGGAGTCCTGGATATTATCTCTGGATTCAAACAAACCTCCCATAGCAATGACTACAAGGCATTATGGTTGTCCTGCCGCCTCAGTACACACCACCCACACTGTGGAAGAAATGGCtcaacacacaccacccacactgTGGAAGAAATGGCtcaacacacaccacccacactgTGGAAGAAATGGCtcaacacacaccacccacactgTGGAAGAAATGGCTCAACACACCACCCACGCTGTGAAAGAAATGGCtcaacacacaccacccaccctGTGAAAGAAATGGCtcaacacacaccacccaccctGTGAAAGAAatggctcaacacacacaccacccgctCTGTGAAAGAAATGTCtcaacacacaccacccaccccGTGGAGGAAGTGACATCATCTTAGAAAGACAGAAAGGGACAAAGTTGAAGACACTGAAACCAAAAATGCTAATCTTACCTTCCCCTTGGTGCAGGGGCTGCCCTGGTTGACATAGGCAGGGTCCAGAACATCAGAGCCCAGGTTAAAGTCTGCGTTGACACACGAAGAACCATCGATGATCTGGTTACTGACCGAGCCTCCAGGAGGAGGGTTGTTGGTGTTTACGTTAGTGCACTGTACCTTCCCACACATGGCATTACTGCAGgaacacagtggagacagggagggagtcagtAGTAACTCTATACAGgaacacagtggagacagggagggagtcagtagtaacacagtggagacagggagggagtcagtagtaacacagtggagacagggagggagtcagtagtaacacagtggagacagggagggagtcagtagtaacacagtggagacagggagggagtcagtagtaacacagtagagacagggagggagtcagtagtaacacagtggagacagggagggagtcagtagtaacacagtggagacagggagggagtcagtagtaacacagtggagacagggagggagtcagtAGTAACTCCATATAGGGAGGGAGTCAGTAGTAACTCTATACAGGAACAcagtagagacagggagggagtcaggagtaacacagtggagacagggagggagtcagtagtaactcagtggagacagggagggagtcagtagtaacacagtggagacagggagggagtcagtagtaacacagtggagacagggagggagtcagtagtaacacagtggagacagggagggagtcagtagtaacacagtggagacagggagggagtcaggagtaacacagtggagacagggagggagtcagtagtaacacagtggagacagggagggagtcagtagtaacacagtggagacagggagggagtcagtagtaactcagtggagacagggagggagtcagtagtaacacagtggagacagggagggagtcagtagtaactcagtggagacagggagggagtcagtagtaacacagtggagacagggagggagtcaggagtaacacagtggagacagggagggagtcagtagtaactcagtggagacagggagggagtcagtAGTAACTCCATATAGGGAGGGAGTCAGTAGTAACTCTATACAGGTACACAGTGGAGACAGGGGGGAGTCAGTAGTAACTCCATATAGGGAGGGAGTCAGTAGTAACTCTATACAGGGAGGGAGTCAGGAGTAACTCTATACAGGGAGGGAGTCAGgagtaacacagtggagacagggagggagtcagtagtaacacagtggagacagggagggagtcagtagtaacacagtggagacagggagggagtcaggagtaacacagtggagacagggagggagtcaggagtaacacagtggagacagggagggagtcaggagtaacacagtggagacagggagggagtcagtagtaacacagtggagacagggagggagtcaggagtaacacagtggagacagggagggagtcagtAGTGGCTCTACCCTCCGCCCAGGGGGGCTGGGGCTCCACCCTCCGCCCAGGGGGGCTGGGCTCTACCCTCTGCCCCGGGGGGCTGGGGATCTACACTCCGCCCCGGGGGGCTGGGCTCTATTACCATCATGTGTtaaacaaaaaagtgtcaaacaattcaaaatatattttacagagccaccctttgccttgacattctctcaacctcccaacactttttttggttactacatgattccatatgtgttattacatagttttgatgtcttcactattattctacaatgtagaacatataaaaaatgaagaaaaaccctagaatgagtaggtgttctagaaccctggaatgagtaggtgttctagaaccctggaatgagtaggtgttctagaaccctagaatgagtaggtgttctagaaccctggaatgagtaggtgttgtaaaaCTTAACAGTAATGAAACATTTCTCATCTTACTTTTTCATCAATTATGAATGCCGATGACAAATTCAGATCACTTACGCCAAACTACATTTCACATAGGTCCCTGACGACGTCATGCCACAGTTCCCAAACGCATCCCCCTTTAGATTAGCCGTCTGAAAGCAGATGTCTGCTGCTTTGCTTGCACCTGGgaagaaaaataaatcaaaacatTTAACATTTCAGACTTAAGAAATAAAAGAAGGAAAATATTAACAGTCAGGTCACAAGGTCACAGTTACTTTCTTGATTCAAatatagaaaataaaaataaaatcaaacatataaaataaaatatataaaataaaatatataaaataaaatatataaaataaaaatctaatcaaatatataaaataaaaataaaattaaatgtataaaattaaaataaaaaagaaaatgaaaataaaataaaatatagaaaattaaaataaaaaagaaaatgaaaataaaataaaatatagaaaataaaaataaaatatagaaaatgaaaataaaattaaaataaaatcaaatatagaaaataaaatatataaaataaaatatataaaataaaaatcaaatatataaaattaaaataaaatcaaatatataaaattaaaataaaatcaaatatataaaattaaaataaaatatataaaattaaaataaaatatataatataaaaataaaataaaatatataaaattaaaataaaatatataatataaaaataaaatcaaatatataaaattaaaataaaatcaaatatataaaattaaaataaaatcaaatatataaaattaaaataaaatcaaatatataaaattaaaatcaaatatataaaattaaaataaaatatataatataaaaataaaataaaatatataaaataaaatgtataaaataaatataaaatatatacaatttaaattaaatacaatatttaaaataaaaataaaatataaaaaataaaaataaaatatagaaaataaaatatataaatatgtttattttgtacctgtttcaaaAAGATGTTTGCATTGGTAGTCGTAGGTCTGGCAGCGGCCCTCATAACAGTACGCCGCGTTGTTCTCACAGAGAAGCCCATCCATGATATAGAAGTCAGATGGACAGTAGGAGGTGGAGCCGTTGCAGTATTCTGGGAGGTCGCATGAGTTGACAGATCCCCTGCACGGTGTCCCTGACACGCTGATCTGAAAAAATTGGAGAGAAATTAGGCCGGAGAAACATTCATTTTCAAAATCGGTTTTCATCATTAAAATCAAAAGTTGACACCTCCCAAGTTGAAACCTCTGACGAAATAGCTCAACACAATCCTAGGCCCTCCCCCACCAACAAACTGCTTTAATTGAAAATCATTGCTTTGCTGTCCGGTTTGGGGAGCGCACCTAATCCATACGGTTTTGAAGACCGACAGCAGCTGGACTAACCTTGCAGTCCTTGCAGCAGGCTCCCTGAGCGCAGGCCGATCCCCAGGTCAACTTACAGGTGGCCGCGTCACAGCACTTATTGGTACATTCCTGCAACATCGGCAAGATTAGTAAACTTAGGCATGTCAAAAACTAAATTCTGAACCGACACATCCATGGATAACTGA from Oncorhynchus mykiss isolate Arlee chromosome 1, USDA_OmykA_1.1, whole genome shotgun sequence includes:
- the LOC110531895 gene encoding disintegrin and metalloproteinase domain-containing protein 9-like isoform X2, with amino-acid sequence MLQECTNKCCDAATCKLTWGSACAQGACCKDCKISVSGTPCRGSVNSCDLPEYCNGSTSYCPSDFYIMDGLLCENNAAYCYEGRCQTYDYQCKHLFETGASKAADICFQTANLKGDAFGNCGMTSSGTYVKCSLANAMCGKVQCTNVNTNNPPPGGSVSNQIIDGSSCVNADFNLGSDVLDPAYVNQGSPCTKGKACLDFQCVNASALLPVDLHCDANNTCNSRGVCNNQGHCHCNDGWGPPNCAKSGRGGSVDSGPAQIDYSLRDGLLIFFLLVVPILVLLVLVLLYVFRRDTLERCLKGPRSRRSRSGNTANGNAPKQPTTQPPTTQAPPPQPMPTYPPSSTSGPRYGENNNWNQPPASQPPLPQQGPGVPKPIPPKH
- the LOC110531895 gene encoding disintegrin and metalloproteinase domain-containing protein 9-like isoform X1, which gives rise to MLQECTNKCCDAATCKLTWGSACAQGACCKDCKISVSGTPCRGSVNSCDLPEYCNGSTSYCPSDFYIMDGLLCENNAAYCYEGRCQTYDYQCKHLFETGASKAADICFQTANLKGDAFGNCGMTSSGTYVKCSLANAMCGKVQCTNVNTNNPPPGGSVSNQIIDGSSCVNADFNLGSDVLDPAYVNQGSPCTKGKACLDFQCVNASALLPVDLHCDANNTCNSRGVCNNQGHCHCNDGWGPPNCAKSGRGGSVDSGPAQIDYSLRDGLLIFFLLVVPILVLLVLVLLYVFRRDTLERCLKGPRSRRSSQCLHIHHPLPQDPGMEKTTIGTNLLPPSHLSPSKAQVFPNPSLPSINPDRHTPSNIMWGSSLIRYCKFHICILLIFV